The Longimicrobiaceae bacterium genomic interval GACCGCGACGGCAAGGGCCGCCGCCCGCGCCGCAAGCGCAAGCCGCGGCCGGAGGCGATCGCCAACGCGCGCGGGGGAGAGGGCGAGGAGGGCAGCGAGGCCGGCGAGGAGTAAGCCCGCCGCGCGCCGGTTCGGAGATGGGGCCACCGCGGGCGACCGCACGTGGCCCCATTTTTTTTGGTCCGGCGGCGGGATGCCCTTTCCATCGACCGCCGGCCGCTTAAATTCGTCCCGCCGGAAGGCGGCCACGACACCAACTCAGGACGGATCAGGCAAATGGAAATTTCCGCGAAGGACGTCAAGGAGCTCCGCGACCGCACCGGGGCCGGGATGATGGAGTGCAAGAACGCGCTCACCGAGGCCAAGGGCGACAAGGAGGCGGCCATCGACATCCTCCGCGCCCGGGGCGCCGCCAAGGCCGCCAAGCGCGCGGAGCGCGAGGCCAAGGAGGGCGCGGTCGGCAGCTACATCCACATGGGCGGCAAGATCGGCGTGCTCGTGGAGGTGGGCTGCGAGACGGACTTCGTCGCCCGCAACGACGCCTTCCAGCAGCTGGTGCGCGACATCGCCATGCACGTCGCCGCGGCGAGCCCGGTGGCGCTCCGCCGCGAGGACTTCCCGGCGGACCTGGTGGAGCGCGAGCGCGGCGTGTACCGCGAGCAGATGCGCGAGTCCGGGAAGCCGGAGAACATCTGGGACAAGATCGTCGACGGGAAGATGGAGAAGTTCTACGCCGAGCAGGCGCTCCTGGAGCAGCCCTTCGTGAAGAACCCGGACATCACCGTGGGCCAGCTGGTGACGGAGGTCGCCTCCAAGACCGGCGAGAAGATCGAGGTGCGCCGGTTCACGCGCTACGCCCTCGGCGAGTGATGGCGGCCGGGGAGGCGGCTCCCGGCGCAGCCCAGCTGAAGTACCCGCGCGTCCTCCTCAAGATTTCCGGCGAGGCCCTCGCCGGAGAGCAGGGGTACGGGATCGCGCCGCGCGTGGTCGACACCATCACCGAAGAGGTCAAGCGGCTCCACGAGATGGGCGTCGCGCTGGGGCTGGTGATCGGGGGCGGGAAC includes:
- the tsf gene encoding translation elongation factor Ts, with amino-acid sequence MEISAKDVKELRDRTGAGMMECKNALTEAKGDKEAAIDILRARGAAKAAKRAEREAKEGAVGSYIHMGGKIGVLVEVGCETDFVARNDAFQQLVRDIAMHVAAASPVALRREDFPADLVERERGVYREQMRESGKPENIWDKIVDGKMEKFYAEQALLEQPFVKNPDITVGQLVTEVASKTGEKIEVRRFTRYALGE